Proteins from a single region of Primulina tabacum isolate GXHZ01 chromosome 5, ASM2559414v2, whole genome shotgun sequence:
- the LOC142545051 gene encoding adenylate isopentenyltransferase 5, chloroplastic-like isoform X1, whose amino-acid sequence MLDRWIEETASMFVRFFCFYIKIAYMRISLSVCKRIEGLRNMVDQSISPGQRRKDKVVIVMGATGTGKSRLSIDLATRFDGEIINSDKMQVYRGLSVITNKVTDEECRGVPHHLLGIVDPDEDFTAEDFVYHATIAADAITRRGRLPIIAGGSNSYIKALVLDDFEFRSKYECCILCVNVTTPVLHSFVSKRVDQMVDAGLVAEAREFFDSRGDYSHGIKRSIGVPEMDEYFRNESVLDDETRAKTLNAAIDRVKSNTCTLSLRQLENISRLEENLEWRMHRLDATEAFLRPGRAESDQAWEEAVTVPATMIVGNFISTVAAPPPCMVQTTTSSGGKVVSATMY is encoded by the exons ATGCTCGATCGATGGATTGAAG AAACTGCAAGCATGTTTGTTCGGTTTTTCTGTTTTTACATAAAGATCGCGTACATGAGGATCTCATTATCTGTCTGCAAGAGAATAGAGGGCCTCAGGAACATGGTGGACCAATCGATAAGTCCCGGGCAGCGTCGCAAAGACAAGGTGGTGATTGTAATGGGCGCCACGGGGACGGGGAAATCCCGGCTTTCTATCGACTTAGCCACCCGTTTTGACGGGGAGATCATAAACTCAGACAAGATGCAAGTTTACAGAGGTTTGAGCGTGATAACCAATAAAGTCACGGATGAGGAATGTCGTGGCGTGCCACACCATCTGCTCGGGATCGTCGATCCCGACGAGGATTTCACGGCCGAAGATTTCGTGTATCATGCAACCATCGCTGCTGATGCCATAACCAGGAGGGGACGACTGCCCATCATTGCCGGAGGGTCTAACTCTTACATAAAGGCACTTGTCCTCGATGACTTTGAGTTTAGGTCAAAGTATGAGTGCTGTATTCTTTGCGTGAATGTTACCACGCCGGTTTTGCATTCGTTCGTGTCCAAAAGGGTTGATCAGATGGTGGATGCCGGATTGGTGGCGGAGGCGAGGGAGTTTTTCGATTCCAGAGGCGATTACAGCCATGGCATCAAGCGGTCCATCGGCGTGCCGGAGATGGACGAGTACTTTCGGAATGAATCAGTCCTGGATGATGAAACTAGAGCCAAGACTCTCAATGCGGCTATCGATCGAGTAAAGTCCAACACATGCACCTTATCTCTTCGTCAACTCGAAAACATTTCTAGATTGGAGGAGAACTTGGAGTGGAGGATGCATCGTCTCGATGCCACCGAAGCTTTCCTCCGTCCAGGCCGGGCAGAGTCGGACCAAGCATGGGAAGAAGCGGTGACGGTCCCCGCCACCATGATCGTGGGGAATTTCATTTCGACTGTTGCTGCTCCACCTCCCTGCATGGTGCAGACAACCACCTCCTCTGGTGGCAAGGTTGTCTCTGCTACCATGTATTAG
- the LOC142545051 gene encoding adenylate isopentenyltransferase 5, chloroplastic-like isoform X2 produces MFVRFFCFYIKIAYMRISLSVCKRIEGLRNMVDQSISPGQRRKDKVVIVMGATGTGKSRLSIDLATRFDGEIINSDKMQVYRGLSVITNKVTDEECRGVPHHLLGIVDPDEDFTAEDFVYHATIAADAITRRGRLPIIAGGSNSYIKALVLDDFEFRSKYECCILCVNVTTPVLHSFVSKRVDQMVDAGLVAEAREFFDSRGDYSHGIKRSIGVPEMDEYFRNESVLDDETRAKTLNAAIDRVKSNTCTLSLRQLENISRLEENLEWRMHRLDATEAFLRPGRAESDQAWEEAVTVPATMIVGNFISTVAAPPPCMVQTTTSSGGKVVSATMY; encoded by the coding sequence ATGTTTGTTCGGTTTTTCTGTTTTTACATAAAGATCGCGTACATGAGGATCTCATTATCTGTCTGCAAGAGAATAGAGGGCCTCAGGAACATGGTGGACCAATCGATAAGTCCCGGGCAGCGTCGCAAAGACAAGGTGGTGATTGTAATGGGCGCCACGGGGACGGGGAAATCCCGGCTTTCTATCGACTTAGCCACCCGTTTTGACGGGGAGATCATAAACTCAGACAAGATGCAAGTTTACAGAGGTTTGAGCGTGATAACCAATAAAGTCACGGATGAGGAATGTCGTGGCGTGCCACACCATCTGCTCGGGATCGTCGATCCCGACGAGGATTTCACGGCCGAAGATTTCGTGTATCATGCAACCATCGCTGCTGATGCCATAACCAGGAGGGGACGACTGCCCATCATTGCCGGAGGGTCTAACTCTTACATAAAGGCACTTGTCCTCGATGACTTTGAGTTTAGGTCAAAGTATGAGTGCTGTATTCTTTGCGTGAATGTTACCACGCCGGTTTTGCATTCGTTCGTGTCCAAAAGGGTTGATCAGATGGTGGATGCCGGATTGGTGGCGGAGGCGAGGGAGTTTTTCGATTCCAGAGGCGATTACAGCCATGGCATCAAGCGGTCCATCGGCGTGCCGGAGATGGACGAGTACTTTCGGAATGAATCAGTCCTGGATGATGAAACTAGAGCCAAGACTCTCAATGCGGCTATCGATCGAGTAAAGTCCAACACATGCACCTTATCTCTTCGTCAACTCGAAAACATTTCTAGATTGGAGGAGAACTTGGAGTGGAGGATGCATCGTCTCGATGCCACCGAAGCTTTCCTCCGTCCAGGCCGGGCAGAGTCGGACCAAGCATGGGAAGAAGCGGTGACGGTCCCCGCCACCATGATCGTGGGGAATTTCATTTCGACTGTTGCTGCTCCACCTCCCTGCATGGTGCAGACAACCACCTCCTCTGGTGGCAAGGTTGTCTCTGCTACCATGTATTAG
- the LOC142547783 gene encoding putative E3 ubiquitin-protein ligase LUL4 isoform X2 yields MGISFSATSRRTSLTPYYPPPAYPLDPYAPYPVNSPLSYLYYPSNEFCAGNHSNTLAGQPSFGAFNSQHLPFEWQPMLPLPRVVGPPCTEQTQAKVVRSDVNVHKDSVRLEVDETNPDQFLVSFVFDALVDGSITIYYFAKEESNYRLVSSFPETYVPIKVMFQKGLHQEFRQPLGTGINFGFFEWDGLSKPLSREDVFPIVISVETCPLPYERSYILENTLFQVQITQVVLDKNREEQLIAKVIRQLLWTDGISYELREIYGFGKSTPGFSDSGSGKECVICMTEPKDIAVLPCRHMCMCSNCAKTLRLQSNKCPICRETIEAFLEIKLENFNT; encoded by the exons ATGGGCATTTCTTTCAGCGCCACCAGTAGAAGGACAAGCCTCACTCCATACTACCCGCCACCCGCTTACCCTCTCGACCCTTATGCTCCTTATCCCGTGAATTCCCCTTTATCTTACCTCTACTACCCTTCCAATGAGTTCTGTGCGGGGAATCACAGCAACACACTTGCGGGCCAGCCTAGTTTCGGTGCCTTTAACTCCCAGCATCTTCCCTTTGAGTGGCAGCCAATGCTGCCGCTGCCTCGGGTGGTGGGGCCGCCGTGTACCGAGCAAACGCAGGCTAAAGTTGTGAGGAGTGATGTGAATGTGCATAAAGATTCTGTGAGGCTTGAAGTTGATGAAACGAACCCAGATCAATTcttggtttcttttgtttttgatGCTTTGGTTGATGGGAG CATCACAATCTATTATTTTGCCAAGGAAGAGTCCAATTACAGACTTGTTTCATCATTTCCTGAAACATATGTTCCCATCAAAGTTATGTTCCAGAAAGGACTTCATCAAGAATTTCGACAGCCATTAGGGACGGGCATTAACTTTGGTTTTTTCGAATGGGATGGACTGTCAAAGCCATTATCTCGAgaggatgtgtttccaatagtAATATCTGTTGAAACTTGCCCACTTCCATATGAAAGAAGCTATATTTTGGAGAATACATTGTTCCAGGTGCAGATAACTCAGGTCGTCTTGGATAAGAATCGCGAGGAACAATTGATTGCTAAAGTAATCAGACAGTTATTATGGACTGATGGTATTAGCTATGAACTGCGTGAGATATATGGATTTGGAAAATCTACCCCAGGTTTCAGCGACAGTGGATCAGGTAAAGAGTGCGTGATTTGCATGACTGAACCAAAGGATATTGCTGTGCTACCCTGTCGACATATG TGTATGTGCAGCAACTGTGCAAAGACATTGAGACTGCAGTCAAATAAATGCCCAATCTGTCGAGAAACTATCGAGGCATTCCTGGAGATTAAGCTCGAAAATTTTAACACGTGA
- the LOC142547783 gene encoding putative E3 ubiquitin-protein ligase LUL4 isoform X1, translating into MGISFSATSRRTSLTPYYPPPAYPLDPYAPYPVNSPLSYLYYPSNEFCAGNHSNTLAGQPSFGAFNSQHLPFEWQPMLPLPRVVGPPCTEQTQAKVVRSDVNVHKDSVRLEVDETNPDQFLVSFVFDALVDGSITIYYFAKEESNYRLVSSFPETYVPIKVMFQKGLHQEFRQPLGTGINFGFFEWDGLSKPLSREDVFPIVISVETCPLPYERSYILENTLFQVQITQVVLDKNREEQLIAKVIRQLLWTDGISYELREIYGFGKSTPGFSDSGSGKECVICMTEPKDIAVLPCRHMVSKVSNFFKITDINRVGTWWFTLISYTSEVLIITSAAPEIWLNLTWTPLALCIKIQM; encoded by the exons ATGGGCATTTCTTTCAGCGCCACCAGTAGAAGGACAAGCCTCACTCCATACTACCCGCCACCCGCTTACCCTCTCGACCCTTATGCTCCTTATCCCGTGAATTCCCCTTTATCTTACCTCTACTACCCTTCCAATGAGTTCTGTGCGGGGAATCACAGCAACACACTTGCGGGCCAGCCTAGTTTCGGTGCCTTTAACTCCCAGCATCTTCCCTTTGAGTGGCAGCCAATGCTGCCGCTGCCTCGGGTGGTGGGGCCGCCGTGTACCGAGCAAACGCAGGCTAAAGTTGTGAGGAGTGATGTGAATGTGCATAAAGATTCTGTGAGGCTTGAAGTTGATGAAACGAACCCAGATCAATTcttggtttcttttgtttttgatGCTTTGGTTGATGGGAG CATCACAATCTATTATTTTGCCAAGGAAGAGTCCAATTACAGACTTGTTTCATCATTTCCTGAAACATATGTTCCCATCAAAGTTATGTTCCAGAAAGGACTTCATCAAGAATTTCGACAGCCATTAGGGACGGGCATTAACTTTGGTTTTTTCGAATGGGATGGACTGTCAAAGCCATTATCTCGAgaggatgtgtttccaatagtAATATCTGTTGAAACTTGCCCACTTCCATATGAAAGAAGCTATATTTTGGAGAATACATTGTTCCAGGTGCAGATAACTCAGGTCGTCTTGGATAAGAATCGCGAGGAACAATTGATTGCTAAAGTAATCAGACAGTTATTATGGACTGATGGTATTAGCTATGAACTGCGTGAGATATATGGATTTGGAAAATCTACCCCAGGTTTCAGCGACAGTGGATCAGGTAAAGAGTGCGTGATTTGCATGACTGAACCAAAGGATATTGCTGTGCTACCCTGTCGACATATGGTAAGTAaagtttctaatttttttaaaattaccgaCATAAATCGTGTGGGCACTTGGTGGTTTACCCTAATTTCATATACTTCTGAGGTTTTAATAATTACATCAGCAGCTCCTGAGATTTGGTTAAACTTAACATGGACACCACTTGCACTTTGCATCAAGATCCAAATGTAA